A genomic region of Streptomyces sp. NBC_00247 contains the following coding sequences:
- a CDS encoding NCS2 family permease — protein MPDTPQAQEVPETPRTAKAAPDPVPAGAPAAPGNALDRWFAITARGSSLGREIRGGFATFFTMAYILVLNPIILGSAEDKFGAHLSTPQLVTVTALVAAVMTAIMGLGGNLPLAIAAGLGLNAVVAFQIAPLMSWPDAMGLVVLEGLIICVLVVTGLREAVMRAIPPALKQAISVGIGLFIAFIGFVDAGFVTRIPGETGSTPVQLGSAGHLTGWPVLVFCVGVLLTVALMVRKVKGAILISIVVSTVLAIVVNEIADIAPAAWGLTVPTVPDDLVAAPDFGLVGSFSLFGAFQQVGVVTIVLLIFTLILSDFFDTMGTVVGVSQEAGLLDEKGDVPNIGRVLLIDGAAAAVGGAASASSNTAYIESAAGVGEGARTGFASLVTGALFAVALFLTPLATVVPAQAAAPALIAVGFLLMAQVRHIEWESYEIAVPAFLTIAVMPFTYSITNGIGAGFLAYVVIKAALGKAREVHWLLWATSALFLVYFAIDPIEQLLGVK, from the coding sequence ATGCCGGACACGCCACAGGCGCAGGAAGTCCCGGAGACACCCCGGACGGCGAAAGCCGCACCGGACCCGGTACCCGCGGGGGCGCCCGCCGCTCCCGGGAACGCGCTGGACCGCTGGTTCGCGATCACCGCGCGCGGATCGAGCCTCGGCCGCGAGATACGCGGCGGCTTCGCGACCTTCTTCACCATGGCGTACATCCTGGTCCTCAACCCGATCATCCTCGGATCGGCCGAGGACAAGTTCGGCGCCCACCTCTCCACGCCCCAACTCGTCACCGTCACCGCACTGGTGGCCGCCGTGATGACCGCGATCATGGGACTCGGCGGCAACCTCCCGCTCGCCATCGCCGCCGGCCTCGGCCTCAACGCGGTCGTCGCGTTCCAGATCGCCCCGCTGATGAGCTGGCCCGACGCGATGGGCCTGGTCGTCCTCGAAGGGCTCATCATCTGCGTCCTGGTCGTCACCGGGCTGCGCGAGGCCGTGATGCGCGCGATCCCGCCCGCCCTCAAGCAGGCCATCAGCGTCGGCATCGGGCTCTTCATCGCGTTCATCGGCTTCGTCGACGCCGGCTTCGTCACCCGCATCCCCGGCGAGACCGGCTCGACCCCCGTGCAGCTCGGCTCGGCCGGGCACCTCACCGGCTGGCCGGTGCTGGTCTTCTGCGTCGGCGTGCTGCTCACCGTCGCCCTGATGGTCCGCAAGGTGAAGGGCGCGATCCTCATCAGCATCGTGGTCAGCACCGTGCTGGCGATCGTGGTCAACGAGATCGCCGACATCGCGCCGGCCGCCTGGGGCCTGACCGTCCCCACGGTCCCCGACGACCTCGTCGCCGCCCCCGACTTCGGGCTCGTCGGCTCCTTCAGCCTCTTCGGCGCCTTCCAGCAGGTCGGCGTGGTGACCATCGTCCTGCTGATCTTCACCCTGATCCTCAGCGACTTCTTCGACACCATGGGCACGGTCGTCGGCGTCTCCCAGGAGGCCGGACTGCTCGACGAGAAGGGCGACGTCCCGAACATCGGCCGCGTCCTCCTGATCGACGGGGCCGCCGCAGCCGTGGGCGGAGCCGCCTCCGCCTCCTCCAACACCGCCTACATCGAGTCCGCGGCGGGCGTCGGCGAGGGCGCCCGTACCGGCTTCGCCTCCCTGGTCACCGGCGCCCTCTTCGCCGTCGCGCTCTTCCTCACCCCGCTGGCCACCGTCGTCCCGGCCCAGGCCGCCGCGCCCGCGCTCATCGCGGTCGGCTTCCTGCTGATGGCCCAGGTCCGCCACATCGAGTGGGAGAGCTACGAGATCGCCGTCCCGGCGTTCCTGACGATCGCCGTCATGCCGTTCACGTACTCGATCACCAACGGTATCGGCGCGGGCTTCCTCGCCTACGTCGTGATCAAGGCCGCCCTCGGCAAGGCGCGGGAGGTGCACTGGCTGCTCTGGGCCACCTCGGCCCTGTTCCTGGTGTACTTCGCGATCGACCCGATCGAGCAGCTGCTCGGCGTCAAGTGA
- a CDS encoding glycoside hydrolase domain-containing protein: MSKHRLSRKSRYIAWGTAAAVAVVGSGIVAQTSMAATAWPAQKTYTGQAFDTCTAPSLAAMKAWKADKFYGAAAVYIGGKNRGCAQPNLTSSWVKSVSSTGWKLIPLYVGAQPPCQKSANPEKLTAATAVSLGVKDGNDAVAKAAALGMKAGSPVYLDIEPYTITDKACNDAVLSYVRSFTRTLRAKTYRAGFYGFSSSSAKAIATAPNRTDLPGNLWYALWDGKSTTTTDWPWAKTLYTDHSRGHQYLVNSKEKRGGYTLTVDRDAWDAPVALVG; the protein is encoded by the coding sequence TTGTCCAAACACCGGTTGTCCAGGAAGAGCCGCTACATCGCCTGGGGGACGGCGGCGGCCGTGGCCGTCGTGGGGTCCGGGATCGTGGCCCAGACCTCGATGGCGGCCACCGCCTGGCCCGCCCAGAAGACCTACACGGGCCAGGCCTTCGACACCTGCACCGCGCCGTCGCTCGCCGCGATGAAGGCGTGGAAGGCCGACAAGTTCTACGGCGCCGCCGCCGTCTACATCGGCGGCAAGAACCGGGGCTGCGCCCAGCCCAACCTGACCTCGTCCTGGGTGAAGTCGGTCAGCTCCACCGGCTGGAAGCTCATCCCGCTCTACGTGGGCGCCCAGCCGCCCTGCCAGAAGAGCGCGAACCCGGAGAAGCTGACCGCCGCCACGGCGGTCTCCCTCGGCGTCAAGGACGGCAACGACGCGGTCGCCAAGGCCGCGGCGCTCGGCATGAAGGCCGGCAGCCCGGTGTACCTCGACATCGAGCCGTACACGATCACGGACAAGGCCTGCAACGACGCGGTGCTGAGCTACGTACGCTCGTTCACCAGGACGCTGCGCGCCAAGACCTACCGGGCCGGGTTCTACGGCTTCAGCAGCTCCAGCGCCAAGGCCATCGCCACGGCGCCGAACAGGACCGACCTGCCGGGCAACCTCTGGTACGCGCTCTGGGACGGCAAGTCCACCACCACGACCGACTGGCCGTGGGCCAAGACGCTGTACACCGACCACAGCCGCGGCCATCAGTACCTGGTCAACAGCAAGGAGAAGCGCGGCGGTTACACCCTCACCGTGGACCGCGACGCCTGGGACGCCCCGGTCGCCCTCGTCGGCTGA
- a CDS encoding peptidoglycan D,D-transpeptidase FtsI family protein, whose protein sequence is MNKTIRRTSVFCLLLVLALLVRASWVQVYDAKALADNDNNRRNTIAQYARPLGDIIVAGSPVTGSQRTESGDLAYKRTYTDGELYAAVTGYGSQAYGSTQLEGIYGPVLDGTDDRLKNASDVITGEAAAPGDVLTTIDPDVQKAAYGALGDDKGAAVAMDPKTGRILGMVSTPSYDPSTISGTTDQDAWQKLLADPDKSLVNRALRQPLAPGSTFKLVVASAALENGLYDSVDQATDSPDPYTLPGTTTVLSNESASAPCENATLRTALQYSCNNVFAKVAADLGQEKLRAMAEKFGFDTEKLDVPVRASASVYPKEMDSAQTALTGIGQFEVTATPMQMAMVSAALADGGELAAPHMVSSVTDAKGATLQEYPDGDTERVVSESTAAQLRSAMVTVVEDGTGTNARIDGAEVGGKTGTAQNGVGNENTPYAWFTSYAKDDASGKEVAVAVVVEDSGAARSEVSGNGLAAPVARKMMEAALAG, encoded by the coding sequence ATGAACAAGACGATCAGGCGAACCTCGGTCTTCTGCCTGCTCCTGGTCCTCGCGCTGCTGGTGCGGGCGAGCTGGGTGCAGGTGTACGACGCGAAGGCGCTCGCGGACAACGACAACAACCGGCGGAACACCATCGCGCAGTACGCGCGGCCGCTCGGTGACATCATCGTGGCCGGCTCCCCGGTCACCGGATCGCAGAGGACGGAGAGCGGAGATCTCGCGTACAAGCGCACCTACACGGACGGAGAGCTGTACGCCGCCGTCACCGGTTACGGCTCGCAGGCGTACGGCTCCACCCAGCTGGAGGGCATCTACGGCCCGGTGCTCGACGGCACGGACGACCGGCTGAAGAACGCCTCCGACGTGATCACCGGTGAGGCGGCCGCCCCCGGCGACGTGCTGACGACGATCGATCCGGACGTGCAGAAGGCCGCGTACGGGGCGCTCGGCGACGACAAGGGCGCGGCGGTCGCGATGGACCCGAAGACCGGCCGCATCCTCGGCATGGTCTCCACCCCCTCGTACGACCCGTCGACGATCAGCGGGACCACGGACCAGGACGCCTGGCAGAAGCTGCTGGCCGACCCCGACAAGTCGCTGGTCAACCGCGCCCTGCGGCAGCCGCTGGCGCCCGGGTCGACGTTCAAGCTGGTGGTGGCGTCGGCCGCGCTGGAGAACGGCCTGTACGACTCGGTGGACCAGGCCACCGACAGCCCCGACCCCTACACCCTGCCCGGCACCACGACCGTGCTGAGCAACGAGAGCGCCTCCGCCCCCTGCGAGAACGCCACCCTGCGCACGGCGCTCCAGTACTCCTGCAACAACGTCTTCGCCAAGGTGGCGGCCGACCTCGGACAGGAGAAGCTGCGGGCGATGGCGGAGAAGTTCGGGTTCGACACCGAGAAGCTCGACGTGCCGGTGCGCGCCTCGGCGAGCGTGTACCCGAAGGAGATGGACAGCGCGCAGACCGCGCTCACCGGCATCGGCCAGTTCGAGGTGACGGCCACACCGATGCAGATGGCGATGGTCTCCGCGGCACTCGCCGACGGCGGTGAGCTGGCGGCCCCGCACATGGTCTCCTCGGTGACGGACGCCAAGGGGGCGACGCTCCAGGAGTACCCGGACGGCGACACCGAGCGGGTGGTGTCGGAGTCGACCGCCGCACAGTTGCGCAGCGCGATGGTGACGGTGGTCGAGGACGGTACGGGCACCAACGCGCGGATCGACGGCGCCGAGGTGGGCGGCAAGACGGGTACGGCCCAGAACGGCGTGGGCAACGAGAACACCCCGTACGCCTGGTTCACCTCGTACGCCAAGGACGACGCCTCCGGCAAGGAGGTGGCGGTCGCCGTGGTCGTGGAGGACTCGGGGGCCGCCCGTTCCGAGGTCAGCGGCAACGGCCTGGCGGCGCCGGTCGCCCGGAAGATGATGGAGGCGGCGCTCGCGGGGTGA
- a CDS encoding IclR family transcriptional regulator encodes MSTAESGGAQVKSAVRTVELLEYFAGRPGMHSLAAVQEAVGYPKSSLYMLLRTLVELGWVETDATGTRYGIGVRALLVGTSYIDGDEVVAAARPTLDRLSDDTTETIHLARLDGTNVVYLATRQSQHYLRPFTRVGRRLPAHSTSLGKALLATYSDEQVRKMLPETLPALTEHTLTDRERLIEELHTIREQGYSVDREENTLGLRCFGVAIPYRTPSRDAISCSVPVARLTPAHEQTVKDALFDARDRLTLATRRL; translated from the coding sequence ATGTCGACTGCCGAGTCTGGTGGGGCGCAGGTCAAGTCCGCGGTACGGACGGTGGAGCTCCTCGAATACTTCGCGGGGCGCCCCGGGATGCACTCCCTCGCCGCCGTGCAGGAGGCGGTGGGCTATCCCAAGTCCAGCCTCTACATGCTGCTGCGCACCCTGGTCGAGCTCGGCTGGGTGGAGACCGACGCCACCGGCACCCGGTACGGCATCGGGGTGCGGGCCCTGCTGGTCGGCACCTCGTACATCGACGGCGACGAGGTGGTGGCCGCCGCCCGCCCCACGCTCGACCGGCTCTCCGACGACACCACGGAGACCATCCACCTGGCCCGGCTCGACGGCACCAACGTGGTCTACCTCGCGACCCGCCAGTCCCAGCACTACCTCCGCCCGTTCACCCGCGTCGGACGCCGGCTGCCCGCGCACTCCACCTCGCTGGGCAAGGCGCTGCTGGCCACCTACAGCGACGAGCAGGTGCGCAAGATGCTGCCCGAGACGCTCCCGGCGCTGACCGAGCACACCCTGACCGACCGCGAGCGGCTCATCGAGGAGCTGCACACCATCCGCGAGCAGGGGTACTCGGTGGACCGCGAGGAGAACACGCTGGGGCTGCGGTGCTTCGGTGTGGCGATCCCGTACCGGACGCCCTCGCGCGACGCCATCAGCTGCTCGGTACCGGTCGCCCGGCTCACCCCCGCCCACGAGCAGACGGTGAAGGACGCCCTCTTCGACGCCCGCGACCGCCTGACGCTGGCGACCCGCCGCCTCTGA
- a CDS encoding aldehyde dehydrogenase (NADP(+)) has protein sequence MAAAPVWSVDPRTGNPREQVAVEATAEEVDRVVRAAHAVRDALADRTVRAAFLRTAADLLAGAKEAVVATADAETALGATRLTGELARTAAQLRAFAEVVEEGAFLDIHIDHEDAGRTPPWPDLRRWKIPLGVVAVYAASNFPLAFSVPGGDTASALAAGCPVVVKSHPDHPATSELTASLLRRAAATHGLPEEIVGLVHGFEAGVELVRHPLISAAGFTGSIRGGRALFDAAAARPAPIPFHGELGSLNPVVVTEAAAAERGEQIGAGLGGSMTMGAGQFCTKPGLVLVPAGENGDALVKTLTATVGDTAPAVMLDHRMRDAFIAGVRERAALPDVEAPVTPGDGGAHAVASGFLTVPASRLAEDGPHEALLEECFGPVTVVARYGSEDEIAAVLGRLPGNLTATLHISGEEEAGGAAPLLAALTPLAGRVLVNGWPTGVAVAPAQHHGGPYPSTTSTSTSVGATAIERWLRPVTYQSTPEGLLPPELHDDNPLGLPRRVNG, from the coding sequence GTGGCAGCAGCACCAGTCTGGAGCGTCGACCCCCGCACCGGGAACCCGCGCGAGCAGGTTGCGGTGGAGGCTACAGCGGAGGAGGTCGACCGCGTGGTGCGGGCGGCGCACGCCGTCCGCGACGCCCTCGCCGACCGCACCGTCCGCGCCGCCTTCCTGCGCACCGCGGCCGACCTGCTCGCCGGGGCCAAGGAGGCCGTCGTGGCGACCGCCGACGCCGAGACCGCGCTCGGCGCGACCCGGCTGACCGGCGAACTCGCCCGCACGGCAGCCCAGTTGCGGGCCTTCGCCGAGGTCGTCGAGGAGGGTGCCTTCCTCGACATCCACATCGACCACGAAGACGCCGGCCGCACCCCGCCCTGGCCCGACCTGCGCCGCTGGAAGATCCCGCTCGGTGTCGTCGCCGTCTACGCGGCCAGCAACTTCCCGCTCGCCTTCTCCGTCCCCGGCGGCGACACCGCGAGCGCGCTGGCCGCGGGCTGCCCGGTCGTCGTCAAGTCGCACCCCGACCACCCGGCCACCTCCGAGCTGACCGCCTCCCTGCTCCGCCGCGCCGCCGCCACGCACGGGCTGCCCGAGGAGATCGTCGGGCTGGTGCACGGCTTCGAGGCCGGCGTCGAACTGGTCCGCCACCCGCTGATCTCCGCCGCAGGCTTCACCGGCTCGATCCGCGGCGGACGCGCCCTCTTCGACGCGGCGGCGGCCCGTCCCGCCCCCATCCCCTTCCACGGCGAACTCGGCTCCCTCAACCCCGTCGTCGTCACCGAAGCCGCCGCGGCCGAGCGCGGCGAGCAGATCGGCGCCGGTCTCGGCGGCTCCATGACGATGGGCGCCGGACAGTTCTGCACCAAGCCCGGACTGGTCCTGGTCCCGGCGGGCGAGAACGGTGACGCGCTGGTGAAGACCCTCACCGCGACCGTCGGCGACACCGCCCCCGCCGTCATGCTCGACCACCGGATGCGGGACGCCTTCATCGCCGGAGTGCGCGAACGGGCCGCCCTCCCCGACGTGGAAGCACCCGTCACCCCGGGCGACGGCGGCGCACACGCGGTCGCCTCCGGCTTCCTCACCGTCCCGGCCTCCCGCCTCGCCGAGGACGGCCCGCACGAGGCGCTCCTGGAGGAGTGCTTCGGCCCGGTCACCGTCGTCGCCCGGTACGGCTCCGAGGACGAGATCGCCGCCGTACTCGGCCGTCTCCCCGGCAACCTCACCGCCACCCTGCACATCTCCGGCGAGGAGGAGGCGGGCGGCGCCGCCCCGCTCCTCGCCGCCCTCACCCCGCTCGCCGGGCGGGTACTCGTCAACGGCTGGCCCACCGGCGTCGCCGTCGCACCCGCCCAGCACCACGGCGGCCCCTACCCGTCGACCACGTCCACCTCGACCTCGGTCGGCGCGACCGCCATCGAGCGGTGGCTGCGCCCGGTGACGTACCAGTCGACCCCCGAAGGCCTCCTCCCGCCCGAGCTCCACGACGACAACCCGCTGGGCCTGCCCCGCCGGGTGAACGGATGA
- a CDS encoding DUF1349 domain-containing protein, with protein MTVRIPELPFELEPFGPEGKWTYEDGALTGTAGAQQDRFVPPGGDSLEPTSDAPRLLGTPPPGDFQLVARVKTSFAGAYDAGVLYLHVGERDWAKICLELSPAVPTICTVVTRGVSDDVNSFTVDGDTFWLRLSRNGGAFAFHASPDGVTWTFVRLFALGDPQATAFASVGFLVQAPVGDGSESTFDRISFRQEGVADLRDGS; from the coding sequence ATGACCGTGCGCATTCCCGAACTCCCCTTCGAGCTGGAGCCGTTCGGACCCGAGGGCAAGTGGACCTACGAGGACGGTGCGCTGACCGGCACCGCGGGCGCCCAGCAGGACCGCTTCGTCCCGCCCGGCGGCGACTCCCTCGAACCGACGAGCGACGCGCCGCGTCTGCTCGGCACCCCGCCGCCCGGCGACTTCCAACTCGTCGCCCGGGTGAAGACCTCGTTCGCGGGCGCCTACGACGCCGGAGTCCTCTACCTCCACGTCGGGGAGCGCGACTGGGCGAAGATCTGCCTGGAGCTCTCGCCCGCCGTGCCCACCATCTGCACGGTGGTCACCCGGGGCGTCTCCGACGACGTCAACTCCTTCACCGTGGACGGCGACACCTTCTGGCTGCGGCTCAGCCGCAACGGCGGCGCCTTCGCCTTCCACGCCTCGCCGGACGGCGTCACCTGGACCTTCGTCCGCCTCTTCGCCCTCGGCGACCCGCAGGCCACGGCCTTTGCCTCGGTCGGCTTCCTCGTCCAGGCGCCCGTGGGCGACGGCTCCGAGTCCACCTTCGACCGGATCTCCTTCCGCCAGGAGGGTGTCGCCGACCTGCGCGACGGCAGCTGA
- a CDS encoding eCIS core domain-containing protein yields the protein MESGLRTEMEARLGADFSNVRIHADSAAQQSAAELGARAYTSGSHVVVGRGGGDKHTLAHELTHVIQQRQGQVSGADNGNGLRVSDPSDRFEREAEANAHRVMGGAPPTWARETGGAPAAADDAAPTVSRAIQRAYGGRHQVRYGNTVNDVGTYMQAELHPNSITKGKRPSVKPSWWPSSSTPTGAWFALNMVQGHLLNDNLGGPGNTLTNLTPLTKTGNSNHLHYAEANVKEEIKAGNVVEYEVVAHFDGVTGASLGASGAVAADIDTNYAHAIPSHLECNVQVYDSTGQNLYGESWYVRNTK from the coding sequence TTGGAATCCGGACTGCGCACCGAGATGGAGGCGCGGCTCGGCGCGGACTTCTCCAACGTCCGCATCCATGCGGACTCCGCCGCCCAGCAGTCCGCGGCGGAACTGGGCGCCCGCGCCTACACCTCGGGCAGCCATGTGGTCGTCGGCCGAGGCGGCGGCGACAAGCACACCCTCGCCCACGAGTTGACGCACGTCATCCAGCAGCGCCAGGGCCAGGTCTCCGGAGCGGACAACGGCAACGGCCTGCGGGTGAGCGACCCCTCCGACCGCTTCGAGCGCGAGGCCGAAGCCAACGCGCACCGGGTGATGGGCGGCGCGCCTCCCACCTGGGCCCGGGAAACCGGTGGCGCCCCCGCCGCTGCGGACGACGCGGCCCCGACGGTCTCCAGGGCGATTCAGCGCGCGTACGGGGGCCGTCACCAGGTGCGGTACGGCAACACCGTCAACGACGTGGGCACCTACATGCAGGCCGAGCTGCACCCCAACTCCATCACCAAGGGCAAGCGGCCGAGCGTCAAGCCCTCGTGGTGGCCCTCGTCGAGCACCCCCACCGGAGCCTGGTTCGCGCTGAACATGGTGCAGGGCCACCTGCTGAACGACAACCTGGGCGGCCCCGGCAACACTCTGACCAACCTCACGCCGCTGACCAAGACGGGCAACTCCAACCACCTGCACTACGCGGAGGCGAACGTGAAGGAGGAGATCAAGGCCGGCAACGTGGTGGAGTACGAAGTCGTCGCCCACTTCGACGGGGTGACGGGAGCGAGCCTGGGCGCGAGCGGTGCGGTGGCGGCCGACATCGACACGAACTACGCGCACGCCATTCCCTCGCACCTCGAATGCAACGTACAGGTGTACGACAGTACGGGGCAGAACCTGTACGGCGAGAGCTGGTACGTGCGCAACACCAAGTGA
- a CDS encoding DinB family protein, translating into MSEQPERWTQATVYPDMWADPGDDPRDKGEDSPEGELPTLQDYLKDYRLTLLMKCEGLSPEQLARRSVPPSTMSLLGLVRHLAEVERDWRNWITDADPLPKLYGARDGDFDGAVAEQSLVDGAYADLAREQAATDAALYAHPDLGERLGEDGIAVRELLVHRIEEYARHCGHADLLRECVDGRVGQ; encoded by the coding sequence ATGAGCGAGCAGCCCGAACGATGGACCCAGGCCACCGTATACCCCGACATGTGGGCCGATCCGGGCGACGATCCCCGGGACAAAGGAGAAGACAGCCCCGAAGGGGAGCTGCCCACTCTTCAGGACTACCTCAAGGACTACCGCCTGACCCTTCTGATGAAGTGCGAAGGGCTCAGCCCCGAGCAGCTGGCCCGCCGCAGTGTCCCGCCGTCCACGATGTCCCTGCTCGGCCTGGTGCGGCACCTCGCCGAGGTGGAGCGTGACTGGCGCAACTGGATCACCGACGCAGACCCGCTGCCGAAGCTGTACGGAGCGCGCGACGGCGACTTCGACGGAGCCGTGGCCGAACAGTCGCTGGTGGACGGCGCGTACGCGGACCTCGCCCGCGAACAGGCCGCCACCGACGCCGCGTTGTACGCCCACCCCGACCTCGGGGAGCGCCTCGGCGAGGACGGCATCGCGGTCCGGGAACTGCTGGTCCACCGGATCGAGGAGTACGCCCGCCACTGCGGCCACGCCGACCTGCTGCGCGAGTGCGTCGACGGGCGGGTGGGCCAGTGA
- a CDS encoding kinase: MRTGTTQTRLVVLRGNSASGKSAVAAGVRERFGRGVALVGQDNLRRTVLRERDRPGAANIGLIGTVARYALDAGFHVVLEGILYADHYGDMLARLRADHRGPTHGFYLDVPFEETLLRHATKPIAEVVGADDLRSWYRPLDLLPGGAETVIGASSALADTVGRVLRETGLDRLPAVDR, encoded by the coding sequence ATGCGCACCGGTACCACCCAGACCCGTCTCGTCGTGCTGCGCGGCAATTCCGCCTCCGGGAAGTCGGCCGTCGCGGCCGGGGTACGGGAGCGGTTCGGCCGGGGGGTGGCCCTGGTGGGGCAGGACAACCTGCGGCGGACCGTGCTGCGGGAGCGTGACCGGCCCGGGGCGGCGAACATCGGTCTGATCGGCACCGTCGCCCGGTACGCACTCGACGCCGGGTTCCACGTCGTCCTCGAAGGCATCCTGTACGCGGATCACTACGGCGACATGCTGGCCCGGCTGCGCGCGGACCACCGCGGTCCGACGCACGGCTTCTACCTGGACGTGCCGTTCGAGGAGACGCTGCTGCGGCACGCCACCAAGCCGATCGCCGAGGTGGTCGGGGCGGACGACCTGCGCTCCTGGTACCGCCCTCTCGACCTGCTGCCCGGGGGCGCGGAGACCGTGATCGGCGCTTCGAGCGCCCTCGCGGACACGGTCGGGCGGGTGCTCCGGGAGACGGGCCTGGACCGGCTGCCGGCCGTGGACCGCTGA
- a CDS encoding GNAT family N-acetyltransferase — protein MSLTIRTATPADLDAIVRLHTEARATYYRGHLAPDAYAGPEEVGRSATGWTRAVAAEHATVLCAERDGVLVGVAAFRAEHGATTLTQLHVAPARWRTGVGTALHTACTDAWRRTGARTARLEVFAPNTRARSFYAHHGWTADPDTPRHGTHLVLRLVL, from the coding sequence ATGTCGCTCACGATCCGCACCGCCACGCCCGCCGACCTGGACGCGATAGTCCGCCTGCACACCGAGGCGCGCGCCACCTACTACCGCGGGCACCTCGCCCCCGACGCCTACGCGGGCCCCGAAGAGGTCGGCCGGTCCGCCACGGGCTGGACCCGGGCCGTGGCCGCCGAGCACGCGACCGTCCTCTGCGCGGAGCGCGACGGCGTCCTGGTGGGCGTCGCCGCCTTCCGCGCGGAGCACGGCGCGACCACCCTCACGCAGTTGCACGTCGCTCCCGCGCGGTGGCGCACCGGCGTGGGCACCGCACTGCACACCGCCTGCACCGATGCCTGGCGACGGACCGGCGCCCGTACCGCGCGGCTGGAGGTGTTCGCCCCCAACACCCGCGCCCGGTCCTTCTACGCCCACCACGGCTGGACCGCCGACCCGGACACCCCGCGCCACGGCACCCACCTGGTGCTGCGCCTCGTCCTCTGA
- a CDS encoding 2-phosphosulfolactate phosphatase produces MDASFLGIDDLAKTPSVAVVVDVMRAFTVAAWAFAQGAEKIVLSGSLDESLALKARNPEWVTLKDGPPAPGFDAVNSPALLRSVDLRGRTVVQKTTAGTVGALAVKDAPLVLCASFVVAEATAEVLRADGSDSVTFVVTGEDGKAEEDLACAQYIARRATGAGADAAGFLRRAAESRAAFELAEGVRQGAHPEDVALCLELDRFAFAMVATPEDSLMVLRPHTAPSSAGHGPA; encoded by the coding sequence ATGGACGCCTCTTTCCTCGGTATCGATGATCTGGCCAAGACCCCTTCGGTGGCCGTCGTGGTCGACGTGATGCGCGCCTTCACGGTGGCTGCCTGGGCCTTCGCCCAGGGGGCGGAGAAGATCGTGCTCTCCGGGTCGCTGGACGAGTCGCTGGCCCTCAAGGCACGGAACCCGGAGTGGGTGACTCTGAAGGACGGCCCGCCCGCACCCGGGTTCGACGCCGTCAACTCGCCCGCTCTGCTGCGCTCCGTGGACCTCCGCGGGCGGACCGTGGTGCAGAAGACCACGGCGGGCACGGTCGGCGCCCTCGCGGTGAAGGACGCGCCGCTGGTGCTGTGCGCGAGCTTCGTCGTGGCGGAGGCGACGGCCGAGGTCCTGAGGGCCGACGGGAGCGACAGTGTGACGTTCGTGGTCACCGGCGAGGACGGAAAGGCCGAGGAGGATCTGGCGTGCGCGCAGTACATCGCGCGGCGCGCCACCGGAGCCGGGGCGGACGCCGCCGGATTCCTCCGCCGGGCGGCCGAGTCGCGGGCCGCCTTTGAACTGGCGGAGGGGGTGCGCCAGGGTGCCCACCCCGAGGATGTCGCCCTCTGCCTGGAACTCGACCGGTTCGCCTTCGCCATGGTGGCGACGCCGGAGGACTCTCTCATGGTCCTGCGTCCTCACACCGCCCCCTCGTCGGCCGGGCACGGCCCGGCCTGA
- a CDS encoding DsbA family oxidoreductase yields the protein MRVEIWSDIACPWCYIGKARFEKGLAGFAHRDQVEVVHRSFELDPGRAKADIALVVDMLAQKYGRSREEVVAMEGTVAANAQAEGLGYRSEGRDHGSTFDIHRLLHLAKARGLQDELLTLAYRANFAEERSVYDDAVLVDLAVEAGLDETEARAVLADPSAYADDVRADEREASELGANAVPFFVLDRRYGISGGQPSEVFAQALEQAWKDREVTALTPLGDDAAACDAEGACEVPQPGAATA from the coding sequence ATGCGCGTCGAGATCTGGTCGGACATCGCCTGCCCCTGGTGCTACATCGGGAAGGCCCGCTTCGAGAAGGGGCTGGCGGGCTTCGCCCACCGTGACCAGGTCGAGGTGGTGCACCGCTCCTTCGAGCTGGACCCGGGACGCGCCAAGGCTGACATCGCCCTGGTCGTCGACATGCTCGCGCAGAAGTACGGCCGCTCCCGCGAGGAGGTCGTCGCGATGGAGGGCACCGTCGCCGCGAACGCGCAGGCCGAAGGGCTCGGGTATCGCAGCGAGGGCCGCGACCACGGCAGCACCTTCGACATCCACCGGCTGCTCCACCTCGCCAAGGCGCGCGGGCTCCAGGACGAGCTGCTGACCCTCGCCTACCGGGCCAACTTCGCCGAGGAGCGCTCCGTCTACGACGACGCGGTGCTGGTCGACCTCGCCGTCGAGGCGGGCCTCGACGAGACCGAGGCCCGCGCGGTGCTCGCGGACCCGAGCGCGTACGCCGACGACGTACGCGCCGACGAGCGTGAGGCGTCCGAACTCGGCGCCAACGCCGTCCCGTTCTTCGTCCTCGACCGGCGGTACGGCATCTCAGGCGGCCAGCCCTCCGAGGTCTTCGCCCAGGCCTTGGAGCAGGCGTGGAAGGACCGCGAGGTGACCGCCCTCACCCCGCTCGGCGACGACGCGGCGGCCTGCGACGCCGAGGGCGCCTGCGAGGTCCCGCAGCCGGGCGCCGCCACCGCCTGA